The Thiothrix subterranea genome has a segment encoding these proteins:
- a CDS encoding D-hexose-6-phosphate mutarotase, producing MTITRVTGNGGLPMINVSNDHADAVISVYAGQVLSFTPKGAADVLFVSDKAYYAEGKAIKGGVPICWPWFGADPESKGRPAHGFMRNRMWSEWETRENADGSTTVILGVESSPETLAIWPHAFRLAMEITVGKTLQLALVTRNTGDAAFTITQAMHTYFAVGDIAQTTVTGLEGTQYLDKAADGNGATKQQDGAISINSEVDRVYLGVPAELAIVDGALNRTIRITSSGNKTAVVWNPWAKIAAGMADLQDDDYTRFVCVETTNAADDVVEVVAGGEFRLTAEYGV from the coding sequence ATGACAATCACTCGTGTAACAGGCAACGGTGGCTTGCCGATGATCAACGTTAGCAACGACCATGCCGATGCCGTGATTTCGGTTTACGCAGGGCAAGTTTTGTCCTTTACCCCCAAGGGCGCGGCGGATGTGCTGTTTGTCAGCGACAAAGCCTATTACGCCGAAGGCAAAGCAATCAAAGGCGGCGTGCCGATTTGCTGGCCTTGGTTTGGCGCAGACCCCGAAAGCAAAGGCCGCCCCGCTCACGGTTTTATGCGCAATCGGATGTGGAGCGAGTGGGAAACCCGCGAAAATGCGGATGGCTCAACCACGGTAATTTTGGGCGTGGAATCCTCCCCCGAAACCTTGGCGATTTGGCCTCATGCCTTCCGTTTGGCGATGGAAATTACCGTCGGTAAAACCTTGCAACTGGCATTGGTGACACGCAATACCGGCGATGCAGCGTTCACTATTACCCAAGCGATGCACACCTATTTTGCGGTGGGTGATATTGCGCAAACGACTGTGACCGGGTTGGAAGGTACGCAATACCTCGACAAAGCGGCAGACGGCAATGGTGCTACCAAGCAGCAAGACGGTGCAATTAGCATCAACAGCGAAGTTGACCGCGTTTACCTCGGTGTTCCGGCGGAGCTGGCGATTGTCGATGGCGCGTTGAACCGAACGATTCGCATTACTTCCAGCGGCAATAAAACGGCGGTGGTGTGGAATCCATGGGCAAAAATCGCAGCGGGCATGGCTGACTTGCAGGACGACGATTACACCCGCTTCGTATGCGTCGAAACGACGAATGCGGCGGATGATGTGGTGGAAGTAGTGGCAGGCGGAGAATTCCGATTGACAGCAGAATACGGCGTGTAA